The genomic window AGACAGTTGCGCTATCTCCAAATGCTGTTTCAATTTGCTTGAGTTCTAGATTTTCGGCTTCGCTAAGGTTTGCGCCTTGTAGGTTAGCTCTAAAGAGGTTTGCCCCTTGCAGGTTAGCTCCAAAGAGGTTTGCCCCTTGCAGGTTAGCTCCAAAGAGATTTGCCCCTTGCAGGTTAGCTCTACAGAGGAATACCCCTTGCAGATTAGCTTCAAAGAGGTTTGCCCCTTGCAGATTAGCTTCAAAGAGGTTTGCCCCTTGCAGGTTAGCGTCTATGAGGTTTGCCTCTTGTAGGTTAGCTTGGCTGAGGTCTGCCTCTTGTAGGTTAGCTTGGCTGAGGTCTGGTCCTTGTAGGTTAGCTTGGCTGAGGTCTGCCTCTTGTAGGTTAGCTTCACTGAGGTATGCCCCTTGCAGGTTAGCGTCTCTGAGGTTTGCCCCTTGCAGGTTAGCGTCTCTGAGGTCTGCTCCATCAAGGTTGGTATATTGTAAATTTAGCCCTTGATATTCTGGGTCTTTATCTACGTCGCGCTGTCCGATAACTGTAAGTGCTGCTTGAATATCCGTAGGAATTTTTGGTAATTTTTCCTGCTGTATCTCTTCTTCCTTCAAAGGAGCATTCTCTCGAACAAAAGCAGTTAGCACTTCCATAATTGTCCAATGGTCTTTTTTGGAATCCTTCGCGATTCGTTCTAGAGCGTAAATTCCACCGAGACGGATAGAAATATTAGCAGAACCAAGAAGTTCAATAGCTTTAGTAAAGCGTTCTGTGATTTGCTTGTCTTGTGCTGCTTCTGCGTTTTTTAGGGCAGCCTTAGCGTTATCTAGAGCTGCATCAGCGCTTTTATTGGCAGCGATCGCACTATCATCCATCGCTTTAGCTCGCTTCGCTGCATAGAAAACGTTAAAGAGGATTGCGGCTCCTCCAAAAGTTGTTGCAACAATTTTTAAAGCTTCAACAACAGAGCTGATGCCCTGCCTTTTAAGCTCAATAAACTCCTTTGTAGTCAGGATTTTAGAAGAATTATTGAAGTGTTCAACGGGAACTACATCAAGTTGCCATAAACCCAGGAAAACTATCACTCCTATGGCAATAAATGTAAGGGACAGAATTATAAGCCAGTTTTTTAATCCCTCTGTTTCATCACGCATAAACTTATCCTGGCAGAGAGTTAATCAGCGAATTAATTGCTCGAATTGCGACTAAAAGCACTAAACCTCCAATTGCTAATAGACTCAAAGGACGCAAGATTCCCTCCAAGTGCCTCAAACGTTTCTCTAAGTCGCTTTCGTAATATTGCTCCAATTTTCGCAGCGCCGCATCTAGATTGCCGGTTTCTTCACCAGTGCGAATATATTGGATTGCAAGTGGCGGTAACTTGGTTTGCAGACTCTCGGTGAGGCTTCTACCGAGACGAATTTGCCGAGCAGCTTTTGCTACGTGGGTTGCCATCTGAGGATCGGGGATGCGATCGCGCAACAATTCCAGCGCGGCGAGAATTGGCACCCCACAACTTAAAGGCAAAGACAACTCGGTAAAGTAAAGGAGCGATCGCGCTTGCATGACTTTATCCAAACCGGGAAGTTGCGCCGCCAACCGCTGTAAACCGCGTCCGGGAAAGCGAGAATTCAGGATAGCTACCCCAACCAAAAGCACTGCTAATCCAAAACTGCACAGCCAGAAACCAGGATGGGTAAGCTTTTGAGGATTTCGCTTGAAAAGTGCGGCGGCAAGTACCAGCAGACTCCAAATCAGCGCGATCGCGGCGATTCCCACTGAACGATAGAGGCGTTCCCGTTTGACTTTCGCTTCCGCCGCCGTTGCCAATCTCTCAAAAGTCTCTGCTAGCGAGCCGCTGTATTCTGCTAACCGAATGAGGCTAATCGTCCAGCCATCAAAATATCGAGCGTCTAGTGTCAAAGCAGACGCCAAATCTTGCCCAGAATCCAC from Coleofasciculus sp. FACHB-1120 includes these protein-coding regions:
- a CDS encoding pentapeptide repeat-containing protein, coding for MRDETEGLKNWLIILSLTFIAIGVIVFLGLWQLDVVPVEHFNNSSKILTTKEFIELKRQGISSVVEALKIVATTFGGAAILFNVFYAAKRAKAMDDSAIAANKSADAALDNAKAALKNAEAAQDKQITERFTKAIELLGSANISIRLGGIYALERIAKDSKKDHWTIMEVLTAFVRENAPLKEEEIQQEKLPKIPTDIQAALTVIGQRDVDKDPEYQGLNLQYTNLDGADLRDANLQGANLRDANLQGAYLSEANLQEADLSQANLQGPDLSQANLQEADLSQANLQEANLIDANLQGANLFEANLQGANLFEANLQGVFLCRANLQGANLFGANLQGANLFGANLQGANLFRANLQGANLSEAENLELKQIETAFGDSATVLPDDVERPAHWTQAGGETNAIAPI
- a CDS encoding type II secretion system F family protein, giving the protein MNLHIKLKTQEKAQFFQQFATLLNSGISVQQSLNLVERDRNSPFGRYLQTVSAAVDSGQDLASALTLDARYFDGWTISLIRLAEYSGSLAETFERLATAAEAKVKRERLYRSVGIAAIALIWSLLVLAAALFKRNPQKLTHPGFWLCSFGLAVLLVGVAILNSRFPGRGLQRLAAQLPGLDKVMQARSLLYFTELSLPLSCGVPILAALELLRDRIPDPQMATHVAKAARQIRLGRSLTESLQTKLPPLAIQYIRTGEETGNLDAALRKLEQYYESDLEKRLRHLEGILRPLSLLAIGGLVLLVAIRAINSLINSLPG